The sequence TTCTTCAGGAGGTAAATCTGCTGCAAGTATTGCATTTGCACCGTTATCTCTGGCCATTTCATAAAATTTATCGAGGCCCATTTTGTAAATAAGGTTATAGTAGGTGAGAACTCCAACTGGAATATCTGTAAATTCACGGATCCGCTTTATGAATTCAAAACCTTTTTCTACAGTCATACCTGCTTTAAGTGCCCTTATATCTGCTAGTTGAACTGTAGGCCCGTCAGCAACAGGGTCGCTGAATGGGAAACCGATTTCAAGTGCATCAGCACCGTTTTCTACAAAAACTTTTACAATTTCGAGGGATGTTTCAAAATCAGGGTCGCCTGCAACTACAAATGGAATAAATGCGCCTTCTTTTTTGGCTTTTGCCTGCTGGAATGCATCTTCGTAACTTTTTATCTTCATAATTTTACCCCCATGTAGTCTGCGATTATATTAACATCTTTGTCTCCCCTTCCTGAGAGGTTTACAACTATTGTTTTTCCAGGATTCTCTTTGGCATACTTTTCAGCCATTGCAACAGCATGTGAACTCTCAAGGGCAGGAATAATACCTTCATATTTTGACAGCAGCTTAAATGCTCTAAATGCTTCTTCATCAGTAATAGGGCCGTACTGAGCACGTCCAGTGACTTTCAAATACGAATGTTCCGGACCAACACCAGGATAATCCAGCCCTGCCGATATGGAGTGGGCTTCAGAGATCTGTCCGTAGTCGTCCTGGAGGACAAAGGATAAAGACCCATGTAGAACTCCTTCAGTACCTGCACTGAGTGTGGCACCGTGTTTTCCTTCTAAACCGTCTCCCCCACCTTCAGCACCTACAAGTTCTACCTCTTTATGGTCTATAAATTCTGAGAATATTCCCAGGGAGTTACTTCCACCACCAACACATGCTATCACAGCATCTGGGAGTTCACCTTCTTTTTCAAGGATGTCTTTTTTTGTTTCCTTTCCAATAACTGTCTGGAAGTGTTTTACCATTGTTGGGTACGGGTGAGGCCCTGCAGTGGAACCCAGCAGGTAATGGGTATTTTCAACATTTGTTATCCAGTCTCTCATAGCTTCGTTCATAGCATCCTTTAAAGTTTTAGCTCCACTTTCTACAGGGATAACTTTGGCCCCAGATATTTCCATTCTAAATACATTTAACTTCTGACGTGCCACATCTACGCTGCCCATGTAGATATCTGCCGGCATTCCAAACAGAGAAGCAACAGTTGCAGTTGCAATACCGTGCTGTCCAGCTCCAGTTTCTGCTATTAACCTTTCTTTACCCATGTATTTTGCAAGAAGCCCTTGCCCTAAAGTATTATTTATTTTATGGGCCCCAGTATG is a genomic window of Methanobacterium veterum containing:
- the trpA gene encoding tryptophan synthase subunit alpha; the protein is MKIKSYEDAFQQAKAKKEGAFIPFVVAGDPDFETSLEIVKVFVENGADALEIGFPFSDPVADGPTVQLADIRALKAGMTVEKGFEFIKRIREFTDIPVGVLTYYNLIYKMGLDKFYEMARDNGANAILAADLPPEEAGDALEAAQKNGVQQIFMAAQTTGNERLQEITKMCSGFLYVVAVMGTTGARAELKTTTVDLIKRIKSHSDIPISVGFGISKPKHVKEVINAGADGAIVASAILNIITENLEDKEEMLQKVGEFCAELKEGTRS
- the trpB gene encoding tryptophan synthase subunit beta; its protein translation is MISDGKFGKYGGIFVPELLIPALEELEKAFLKYKDDKEFNAELEYYLREFAGRPTPLYYAENLSEKLGCKIYLKREDLLHTGAHKINNTLGQGLLAKYMGKERLIAETGAGQHGIATATVASLFGMPADIYMGSVDVARQKLNVFRMEISGAKVIPVESGAKTLKDAMNEAMRDWITNVENTHYLLGSTAGPHPYPTMVKHFQTVIGKETKKDILEKEGELPDAVIACVGGGSNSLGIFSEFIDHKEVELVGAEGGGDGLEGKHGATLSAGTEGVLHGSLSFVLQDDYGQISEAHSISAGLDYPGVGPEHSYLKVTGRAQYGPITDEEAFRAFKLLSKYEGIIPALESSHAVAMAEKYAKENPGKTIVVNLSGRGDKDVNIIADYMGVKL